In Nostoc sp. GT001, a genomic segment contains:
- a CDS encoding glutathione peroxidase, which translates to MSNTISDIAVKTINGEDKQLNDYTGQVLLIVNVASFCGYTSQYEGLEKLNQKYGEAGLRILGFPCNDFGAQEPGSNEEIVQFCTSKYSVTFELFDKVHAKGSQQHPLYERLTKAVEPTGTVAWNFEKFLVNKQGEVVARFNSSVQPNSPELIATIEKELAK; encoded by the coding sequence ATGAGTAACACAATTTCGGATATTGCAGTCAAGACCATCAACGGTGAAGATAAGCAATTAAACGACTACACTGGTCAGGTACTCTTAATTGTAAATGTGGCTTCCTTCTGTGGTTATACTTCTCAATACGAGGGGTTAGAAAAGTTGAACCAAAAGTATGGAGAAGCAGGTTTACGTATTTTGGGGTTCCCTTGTAACGATTTTGGAGCGCAGGAACCAGGAAGCAATGAGGAAATTGTGCAATTCTGCACGAGTAAATATAGTGTTACCTTTGAACTATTCGATAAAGTTCATGCCAAAGGCTCACAGCAGCATCCACTTTATGAGCGACTTACTAAAGCTGTTGAGCCAACGGGAACTGTTGCTTGGAACTTTGAAAAATTTTTAGTTAATAAGCAAGGTGAAGTGGTAGCTCGATTTAATAGTAGTGTCCAGCCAAATTCACCAGAGCTAATTGCCACAATTGAGAAGGAATTAGCAAAATAG
- a CDS encoding ammonium transporter has translation MYKQKSKTKKRHLSARNYAVNSQSNSNVKLFNLIKRLSPSWQACLPIACLIVLGWGYAAVAQAPAAGPTTAELKIAIDTLWVAIAAFLVFFMNAGFGMLETGFCRQKNAVNVLSKNLIVFALSTIAFWVIGFGLMFGDGNDFIGLNGFFLKGADNSPATADAYKGIFSALNWAGVPLAAKFLFQLVFAGTAATIVSGAVAERIKFIDFLIFSLLLVGIAYPITGHWIWGGGWLADRGFWDFAGCTVVHSVGGWAALMGAAFLGLRLGKYQDKQVVAMPGHNMSIATLGCLILWLGWFGFNPGSVMAADPGAISHIALTTNMAAAAGGIAATITAWLYLGKPDLSMIINGILAGLVGITASCAYVGIVSSLVIGFIAGVLVVFSVTFFDKLGIDDPVGATSVHLVCGIWGTLAVGLWSVGPGVFTWYTLGPEKGLFSGGGFGQFGVQLLGVLSVGGFTVLLSSIFWLALKATLGIRVSKEEELEGLDIGEHGMEAYSGFLKEGDATGFSDEQGSIGRL, from the coding sequence ATGTACAAACAAAAATCGAAAACAAAAAAGAGGCATTTGTCTGCAAGAAATTATGCTGTCAATTCACAATCCAACTCCAACGTCAAGCTATTTAATCTGATTAAGCGACTTTCTCCTAGTTGGCAAGCTTGTTTACCTATCGCTTGTCTGATTGTGTTGGGTTGGGGTTATGCCGCAGTTGCCCAAGCTCCAGCCGCAGGGCCAACGACAGCAGAACTCAAAATTGCTATTGACACCCTGTGGGTTGCGATCGCTGCTTTTTTAGTGTTCTTCATGAACGCTGGTTTTGGTATGCTAGAAACTGGCTTCTGTCGCCAAAAAAACGCTGTCAATGTTCTTTCCAAAAACTTGATTGTATTTGCTCTGTCTACCATTGCCTTTTGGGTCATCGGTTTTGGCTTAATGTTCGGTGATGGCAATGACTTCATTGGATTGAATGGGTTTTTCTTAAAAGGAGCAGATAACAGTCCCGCCACAGCAGACGCTTATAAAGGGATCTTCAGTGCCCTTAATTGGGCTGGTGTACCTTTAGCAGCTAAGTTTTTATTCCAGCTAGTGTTTGCTGGAACAGCAGCAACAATCGTTTCTGGTGCAGTAGCCGAACGGATTAAGTTTATTGACTTCCTAATTTTCAGCCTCTTACTCGTAGGCATTGCCTATCCCATTACCGGACATTGGATTTGGGGTGGTGGTTGGCTAGCAGACAGAGGCTTTTGGGATTTTGCTGGTTGTACAGTGGTTCACTCTGTAGGCGGCTGGGCAGCTTTGATGGGGGCAGCATTTCTTGGACTCCGTCTTGGTAAATATCAAGACAAGCAAGTTGTAGCAATGCCCGGTCACAACATGAGTATTGCTACCTTGGGCTGTTTAATTCTGTGGTTGGGCTGGTTTGGTTTCAACCCAGGTTCTGTCATGGCTGCCGATCCTGGTGCAATCAGTCATATTGCTCTAACCACTAACATGGCTGCTGCTGCTGGTGGAATTGCCGCCACCATCACAGCTTGGTTGTACTTAGGTAAACCAGACTTGTCAATGATTATCAATGGTATTTTGGCTGGCTTGGTTGGGATTACAGCATCTTGTGCTTATGTAGGTATCGTTAGTTCTTTAGTAATTGGCTTCATTGCTGGAGTACTAGTAGTTTTCTCTGTAACATTCTTTGACAAGCTTGGCATTGATGACCCAGTGGGAGCTACCTCAGTTCACTTAGTTTGTGGTATCTGGGGAACCCTAGCAGTTGGTCTATGGTCTGTTGGTCCTGGTGTTTTTACTTGGTATACACTTGGCCCAGAAAAAGGTTTATTTTCAGGTGGTGGCTTTGGACAGTTCGGTGTTCAGTTGCTGGGCGTTCTCTCAGTAGGTGGCTTCACTGTTTTACTCAGTAGTATTTTTTGGTTGGCACTAAAAGCGACTTTAGGTATTAGAGTATCCAAAGAAGAGGAATTAGAAGGTTTGGATATCGGCGAACACGGTATGGAAGCCTACAGTGGATTTCTCAAAGAAGGTGATGCAACTGGATTTTCTGATGAACAAGGCTCAATTGGGAGACTTTAG
- a CDS encoding DUF2141 domain-containing protein, whose product MLKGLRVSMLLLAVMGNLAWSFSAKANFNGKLTVEIDGLKNKQGQVCASIFASSEGFPSDRDRVLQKQCTKITENPLPITFDNLKAGSYAVAVFHDQNNDRTLNSNIFGIPSEGFGFSSNPEIRTRAPKFSEAAFLVAGPDTNIQIQLKYF is encoded by the coding sequence ATGCTTAAAGGCTTAAGAGTTAGTATGCTGCTATTGGCAGTGATGGGAAATTTGGCATGGTCATTTAGTGCCAAAGCAAATTTTAACGGCAAACTCACCGTGGAAATTGATGGCTTGAAGAATAAACAAGGACAAGTCTGTGCCAGTATATTTGCTAGCAGTGAAGGATTTCCTAGCGATCGCGATCGCGTCTTACAAAAGCAGTGTACCAAGATTACTGAAAATCCCTTACCAATTACCTTTGATAACTTGAAAGCAGGTAGTTACGCCGTTGCTGTCTTCCACGATCAAAATAATGACCGCACTCTCAATAGCAATATTTTTGGTATACCAAGCGAAGGTTTTGGATTTTCCAGCAACCCAGAAATTCGCACAAGAGCGCCCAAATTTAGCGAAGCAGCATTTTTAGTGGCAGGGCCAGATACCAATATCCAAATCCAGTTGAAATACTTTTAA
- a CDS encoding peptidoglycan-binding protein: protein MRLCRSSILIFTCLSCVGFYPNRSSAATHNLAPEILELAQASSTITASPAVLRYGSRKSDVQRLQTQLTQLGYYRGVVDGQYNASTEIAVAKFQKVKGLKLDGIAGPATQEKLQVAIEAKKQFVTSPKVTSPKVTPPIVTSIAQTSANPKASERGFIWWLLFAIGVLGCSGALFFLLRSFQKGKQVQKSEISEPKSLSEANKEPITPPFLETVTTLQTPPPTFSTQLLLPEKTSRLAKLNIVEELIQDLRSSDPTKRRKAIWDLGQQGDSRAIQHLVDLIIDADSQESSLILAALSEIGIRTLKPMNRALAISIQDESPQVRQNAIRDLTRVYDMMGQMSQMLHHALQDPDADVQATARYALTQMNRIRIRDLPEQQSLQEDSDNDSQH from the coding sequence ATGAGGCTATGCCGTTCCTCAATTCTGATATTTACCTGTTTGTCTTGCGTGGGTTTTTACCCAAATCGCTCAAGCGCAGCCACACATAACCTAGCACCTGAAATTTTAGAACTTGCACAAGCTAGTTCGACAATTACTGCTAGCCCGGCTGTTTTGAGATATGGTAGTCGAAAATCAGATGTGCAGAGACTACAAACCCAATTAACGCAGTTGGGATACTACAGGGGCGTAGTAGATGGACAGTATAACGCTAGTACGGAAATCGCTGTAGCTAAATTCCAGAAAGTAAAAGGTTTAAAATTAGATGGGATTGCTGGCCCGGCGACTCAGGAGAAACTGCAAGTAGCAATAGAGGCTAAAAAGCAGTTTGTCACCTCTCCAAAAGTTACCTCTCCAAAAGTTACCCCCCCAATAGTTACCTCTATTGCTCAGACTTCTGCAAATCCCAAAGCATCCGAGAGAGGTTTTATCTGGTGGTTACTATTTGCCATTGGAGTTTTAGGATGTAGTGGCGCACTTTTTTTTCTACTGAGGTCATTTCAGAAGGGAAAGCAAGTGCAAAAGTCCGAAATATCAGAGCCTAAAAGTTTGAGTGAAGCTAACAAAGAACCGATTACACCACCTTTCCTGGAGACTGTCACTACTCTACAAACCCCTCCACCAACATTTTCCACACAATTATTGCTACCAGAAAAAACTTCTCGTCTTGCTAAACTCAATATCGTGGAGGAATTAATTCAAGATTTACGCAGTTCTGACCCAACCAAGCGGCGCAAGGCTATTTGGGATTTGGGTCAGCAGGGAGATTCACGGGCAATTCAACATCTGGTTGACCTGATAATTGATGCTGATTCTCAAGAAAGCAGCTTAATCTTGGCAGCTTTGTCAGAAATTGGCATCCGCACACTCAAACCAATGAACCGTGCTTTAGCAATTTCAATTCAAGATGAAAGTCCACAAGTGCGGCAAAATGCGATCCGTGACCTGACGCGCGTTTATGACATGATGGGTCAAATGAGTCAGATGTTGCACCATGCGCTACAAGACCCAGATGCCGATGTGCAAGCAACAGCACGATATGCTTTAACTCAGATGAATCGAATACGAATACGTGACTTGCCGGAGCAACAGAGTCTACAGGAAGATTCAGACAATGATTCACAACATTGA
- a CDS encoding EamA family transporter: MQLKLSASRLPFASLLLIAPFFLWGTAMVAMKGVIPHTTPLFMAGVRLIPAGMLILIAAAFMGKPQPKGWVAWLWIALFALVDGTLFQGFLAEGLVRTSAGLGSVMIDSQPLAVALLSLWLFQEHIGFWGWLGLGLGVTGISLIGLPDEWILHFFDSGANMTMGNWQDLFASGEWLMLLAALSMAVGTVLIRFVCRHADPVSATGWHMILGGLPLWGVSSVVESQQWENLGGADFIALGYATVFGSAIAYGLFFYFASSGSLTSLSSLTFLTPVFALLFGNLFLSEVLSPLQWVGVFLTLISIYLINQRDTLGGQNDTVTVGEIANIQQPVLEASAKKLNPISLAVRESKPEILP, encoded by the coding sequence ATGCAACTGAAACTCAGTGCATCTCGACTTCCCTTCGCCTCCCTGTTGTTAATCGCCCCCTTTTTCCTATGGGGGACGGCAATGGTAGCCATGAAAGGAGTCATACCCCATACCACACCGCTATTCATGGCAGGTGTGCGTCTGATACCAGCAGGGATGTTAATTCTGATTGCAGCAGCATTTATGGGTAAACCCCAGCCGAAGGGTTGGGTTGCATGGCTGTGGATTGCCTTATTTGCCCTAGTAGATGGGACGCTGTTTCAAGGCTTTTTGGCGGAAGGATTAGTCAGAACTAGTGCCGGATTAGGGTCTGTGATGATTGACTCGCAACCTTTGGCTGTTGCCTTGCTGTCGTTGTGGCTATTCCAAGAACACATTGGTTTTTGGGGATGGCTGGGGCTAGGCTTGGGAGTCACGGGCATTAGTTTAATTGGCTTACCTGATGAGTGGATTTTACATTTTTTCGACTCAGGCGCGAATATGACAATGGGCAACTGGCAAGATTTGTTTGCTAGTGGCGAGTGGTTAATGCTGTTAGCAGCACTATCAATGGCAGTGGGAACAGTGTTGATTCGGTTTGTATGCCGACATGCTGACCCTGTAAGCGCTACAGGATGGCACATGATTTTGGGCGGATTGCCACTATGGGGAGTTTCATCAGTTGTTGAATCCCAGCAGTGGGAGAATCTGGGAGGAGCTGATTTCATCGCCTTGGGTTATGCTACCGTATTTGGCAGTGCGATCGCTTATGGGTTATTCTTCTACTTTGCCTCTAGTGGCAGTCTTACGAGTCTTAGTTCTCTCACCTTTCTGACACCCGTCTTTGCGCTACTATTCGGCAATCTTTTCCTCTCAGAAGTCCTCAGTCCGTTGCAGTGGGTAGGAGTATTTCTCACTTTAATCAGCATCTATCTCATTAACCAACGTGATACTTTAGGAGGACAAAACGACACAGTTACTGTCGGCGAGATAGCTAATATACAGCAACCAGTTTTAGAAGCATCTGCCAAAAAATTGAACCCCATCAGCCTAGCAGTTAGAGAATCGAAGCCAGAAATTTTACCTTAA
- a CDS encoding amino acid ABC transporter substrate-binding protein, whose protein sequence is MYEKIAIPILSLMFATLMSNVVAAETVMKKVARTGVLTAGTSRDALPFAYVDSQGKLNGYSVDMLTLIKEQLEKETGKKIKLQLVGLSPSERIPKIVNQEVDIVCDASSFTWKRDKKVDFSVSYGATGTQLLVKKGSNLGSPESLIGKRIGVLAGTTNEQAIARVQPKAKLIYFKTRAEGYAALEKDTIDAFSSDSILLEGWLQQQKNPDAFAIVPDRPYSREGIACMVPENNSKFLDTVNYSLVKFMQGFVNGNQRYVTIFDRWFGSQGSVALNRDLRDLVVETMQLVIEFREEIPKNDL, encoded by the coding sequence ATGTATGAAAAAATTGCTATTCCTATTTTAAGTCTCATGTTTGCAACGCTCATGTCTAATGTGGTAGCTGCTGAGACTGTAATGAAAAAAGTCGCCAGAACAGGAGTATTAACAGCTGGTACTAGTAGAGATGCGCTACCTTTTGCCTATGTGGATAGTCAAGGAAAGTTAAATGGCTATTCTGTAGACATGCTGACTCTGATTAAAGAGCAATTAGAAAAAGAAACAGGGAAAAAAATTAAACTGCAATTAGTTGGTCTTAGCCCATCTGAGCGGATTCCTAAAATAGTTAATCAAGAAGTTGATATTGTCTGTGATGCTAGTAGTTTTACATGGAAGCGAGATAAAAAAGTAGATTTTTCTGTCAGCTACGGTGCGACTGGAACCCAATTATTAGTTAAGAAAGGAAGTAATCTAGGTTCTCCTGAATCACTTATTGGTAAGCGAATTGGTGTGCTGGCAGGAACCACAAATGAGCAAGCGATCGCTCGTGTACAACCCAAAGCTAAACTGATATATTTTAAAACTAGGGCAGAGGGATACGCAGCTTTGGAAAAAGATACTATTGATGCTTTCTCATCCGATAGCATTCTTTTAGAGGGATGGCTGCAACAGCAAAAAAATCCAGATGCTTTTGCGATCGTACCCGATCGCCCCTATTCACGAGAAGGTATCGCTTGCATGGTGCCAGAAAATAACTCTAAATTTTTGGATACAGTCAACTATTCTCTGGTCAAGTTCATGCAAGGATTCGTCAATGGTAATCAGCGATATGTCACTATTTTTGACCGTTGGTTTGGGTCTCAAGGCTCTGTAGCGCTCAATCGAGATTTACGCGATTTAGTAGTGGAAACTATGCAATTGGTCATAGAATTTCGTGAGGAAATTCCTAAAAATGACCTGTGA
- a CDS encoding ABC transporter permease gives MKLIQRLFDSPFWALMRKEINQILRNKQLIVLLVVPPTVQLLLYGFILNPDVHNLRLGVIDYANVSASRELVSAMTSNRIFTLESVPSSEKALSRQVEEGKLDVGVVIPPDFPRQLAQKSAEIQVFIDAVNANTAGIAGNYMNQIIQQYNLQLAQGKLNPPVAPEVVFLYNPGLTSSWFFVPGVMGLVLTLIGTLVSAITVVREKDTGTLEQLLMTPAANWQILLSKIVPLAFLLMGDVLLAITLATVIFHVPFRGNFLLFLALSSMYVFVGISLGIMLATVSSSQQQVVLTSFFINLPMVQTSGAIAPIEAMPPLFQTLSLLNPLRHYIAIVRGILLKGVGLDVLWMNVLALVAFAVVLLTISVSKFRSQLS, from the coding sequence ATGAAACTTATTCAGCGATTATTTGATAGTCCATTTTGGGCATTAATGCGGAAAGAAATTAATCAAATTCTCCGCAATAAGCAATTAATTGTTTTGTTAGTTGTCCCGCCAACAGTCCAATTATTGCTGTATGGCTTCATCCTCAATCCCGACGTTCATAACTTACGATTAGGTGTCATTGACTATGCCAACGTCAGCGCTAGCCGGGAGTTAGTTTCAGCCATGACATCAAATCGAATTTTCACCTTAGAATCTGTACCAAGCAGTGAAAAAGCATTGAGTCGTCAGGTAGAAGAAGGAAAATTAGATGTCGGGGTAGTAATTCCTCCCGATTTTCCGCGTCAACTGGCACAAAAATCAGCAGAAATTCAAGTATTTATCGATGCTGTAAATGCTAATACAGCCGGGATTGCCGGAAATTATATGAATCAAATTATCCAGCAATATAATCTACAATTAGCCCAAGGTAAATTAAATCCCCCAGTTGCACCTGAAGTTGTATTCCTTTACAATCCCGGACTGACAAGTAGTTGGTTTTTTGTCCCAGGAGTTATGGGTTTAGTTTTAACATTAATTGGCACATTAGTATCAGCAATTACTGTTGTTCGAGAAAAAGATACCGGAACTTTAGAACAATTATTAATGACTCCAGCTGCTAACTGGCAAATATTACTATCAAAAATCGTCCCTCTAGCATTTTTATTGATGGGAGATGTTTTATTAGCTATTACTTTAGCAACAGTAATATTTCATGTACCATTTCGAGGTAATTTTCTGCTATTTCTCGCCCTATCAAGTATGTATGTATTTGTCGGGATTAGCTTGGGTATTATGTTGGCGACTGTGAGTAGTTCGCAACAACAGGTAGTTTTGACATCTTTCTTTATTAATTTACCAATGGTACAAACTTCTGGAGCGATCGCACCCATTGAAGCCATGCCACCTTTGTTTCAAACCCTATCGCTACTCAATCCCCTGCGCCATTATATTGCGATCGTTCGAGGTATTTTGCTCAAAGGTGTTGGCTTAGATGTATTGTGGATGAATGTTTTGGCTTTAGTCGCTTTTGCTGTTGTGTTATTAACTATTAGTGTTAGTAAGTTTCGCAGTCAGTTAAGCTAA
- a CDS encoding ABC transporter permease yields the protein MKRIIAQCVKEIAQFRRDRLTLALAFLLPFITLIIFGFAIRLESKDIPLIVQDFNRTNLSNSYIERLYATNQFVPKKWSGGNPTRDAIDKGIAKVAVIIPPEFSRNIQAGRSTNVQVLIDATDVNNARVIRNSIQRVTNFFLQEHGLLPATSRITARMRLWFNPGRLESLYIVPGTYGVILWIFPSLLAAIAMVREKEKGTILQVYASSISATELLLGKGLAYLLIAIVEALVVMILGSIIFQVGIVNNPITLIFGTLLFLTDSVFFGLLLGVRSSNQNAAVQGVSLVGFITSLLLSGFIYPLNNIPFPLSLLPNIIPARYYIDITRDAFVRGTGFGGVWFDLLMLAALGLVFFNVSRRVLSRMQLSN from the coding sequence ATGAAACGAATTATTGCTCAATGTGTAAAAGAAATAGCTCAATTCCGCCGCGATCGCCTGACGTTGGCACTAGCTTTTTTATTGCCATTCATAACTTTAATAATTTTTGGCTTTGCCATTAGATTGGAAAGTAAAGATATTCCCTTAATTGTGCAAGATTTCAACCGCACAAATTTAAGTAACAGCTATATTGAAAGACTGTATGCTACCAATCAATTTGTGCCTAAAAAATGGTCTGGTGGCAATCCCACACGCGATGCTATAGATAAGGGAATTGCCAAAGTCGCAGTCATTATTCCACCGGAATTTAGCCGTAATATTCAAGCAGGTAGAAGTACAAATGTGCAAGTATTAATCGATGCCACTGATGTTAACAATGCCCGTGTAATTAGAAATAGTATTCAGAGAGTGACAAACTTTTTTCTGCAAGAGCATGGGCTACTACCTGCTACTAGTCGTATTACAGCACGAATGCGCCTATGGTTTAATCCTGGGAGATTAGAATCGCTGTATATTGTGCCAGGAACTTACGGAGTTATACTCTGGATTTTTCCTTCATTGCTTGCTGCGATCGCAATGGTACGGGAAAAAGAAAAAGGGACAATTTTACAAGTCTACGCTTCTAGTATTAGTGCCACTGAGCTATTACTTGGTAAAGGATTGGCATACCTATTAATTGCCATCGTCGAGGCATTAGTAGTTATGATATTAGGCTCAATTATTTTCCAAGTCGGCATAGTTAACAACCCCATAACATTAATATTTGGCACTTTACTATTTCTGACAGATAGCGTTTTTTTCGGATTACTTTTAGGAGTCCGTAGTAGTAACCAAAATGCTGCTGTTCAAGGCGTTTCTCTCGTAGGCTTTATCACATCATTATTACTCTCAGGTTTTATTTATCCCCTCAACAATATTCCTTTCCCCTTATCACTACTACCTAACATAATTCCGGCGCGTTATTACATCGATATCACTCGTGATGCCTTCGTGCGTGGTACAGGATTTGGCGGAGTTTGGTTTGATTTGCTCATGCTTGCAGCTTTGGGATTAGTGTTTTTCAACGTATCACGCCGAGTTTTAAGCCGAATGCAATTATCAAATTAA
- a CDS encoding ATP-binding cassette domain-containing protein yields the protein MKQQITTFSRNLPLSSSLPTTAIEVRGLHKHYGNLAAVRGIDLSVYKGEMFGLIGPDGAGKTSTFHILGGVMEATAGEVQILNQPARDARLITGYLTQQFSLYLDLSIDENLRYAAGLRQVADDLLRERRHKYLKLMNLERFGDRLVGQLSGGMKQKLALCCALVSQPEVLLLDEPTTGVDPVSRREFWDVLGELSAEGMTIVVATPYLDEAERCHRVALMYSGQIHEIGTPKELRANLGLHRLEVRTANLEATEEILSQATQKNIVDVQTFGDRLDVLVEDINSGETQVRELLQQHHLPSPSIEHGEPTLENVFVTRLRQQGSAPQFFPFPRYRKRGAQGVFNTQHSALAIYARNLSRVFGKFQAVKDVNVEVRYGEIFGLLGANGAGKTTTIKMLCGLLEASGGEISLGGETGNLRSADLRRRIGYMSQKFTLYDDLTILQNLEFYSGVYGVPRKLRREKIDWVIATCGLEGQANMITGQLPGGWKQRVAFGACVMHEPDILFLDEPTSGVDPLARRQFWKLINDFARNGTAILVTTHYLEEAEQCNRMSFMVAGETVAEGSPSSVKASQPGQLIEIMVNQNQVASKILKQHFESWRVSIFADSLHVVLDHPEQEINQLAQLLKSNQITITSLRPIPFSLEDAFIGIVQRSQE from the coding sequence ATGAAACAGCAAATTACTACTTTCTCTCGAAACTTACCGCTATCATCTAGTTTGCCAACCACAGCAATTGAAGTTCGCGGTTTGCACAAGCACTATGGAAACTTAGCTGCTGTGCGGGGAATTGATTTGAGTGTCTACAAAGGTGAAATGTTTGGATTGATTGGCCCTGATGGTGCGGGGAAAACTAGTACATTTCACATTTTGGGTGGTGTGATGGAAGCAACGGCGGGGGAGGTGCAAATATTGAATCAACCTGCACGAGATGCCCGATTAATCACAGGTTATCTTACTCAACAGTTTTCGCTGTATTTGGATTTGAGTATTGATGAAAACTTGCGTTATGCAGCAGGGTTGCGGCAAGTAGCAGATGATTTGTTAAGGGAACGCCGCCATAAATATTTAAAATTAATGAATTTAGAGCGATTTGGCGATCGCTTAGTGGGACAACTTTCTGGTGGGATGAAACAAAAACTGGCGCTGTGTTGTGCTTTGGTTTCGCAACCAGAAGTATTGTTACTAGATGAACCTACCACAGGTGTCGATCCAGTTTCCCGGCGGGAGTTTTGGGATGTGCTGGGGGAATTATCAGCCGAGGGGATGACAATTGTAGTTGCGACACCATACTTAGACGAAGCTGAACGCTGTCACCGCGTGGCTTTAATGTACAGTGGGCAAATTCATGAAATTGGTACACCCAAAGAATTACGGGCTAACTTAGGCTTGCATCGTTTAGAAGTGCGAACAGCCAACCTGGAAGCGACAGAAGAAATACTCTCCCAGGCTACTCAGAAAAATATAGTAGATGTGCAAACTTTTGGCGATCGCTTGGATGTCCTCGTTGAAGATATAAATTCTGGCGAAACCCAAGTTCGCGAACTACTGCAACAACATCACTTACCTTCTCCCAGTATCGAACATGGCGAACCCACATTAGAAAACGTCTTTGTCACGCGCCTGCGACAACAAGGTTCCGCGCCGCAGTTTTTTCCATTTCCTCGTTATCGGAAGAGGGGAGCACAGGGAGTATTTAATACTCAGCACTCAGCGCTAGCGATATATGCTCGCAACCTCAGCCGTGTTTTTGGCAAGTTCCAAGCCGTTAAAGATGTCAACGTCGAAGTGCGTTATGGGGAAATTTTTGGGTTGTTAGGTGCTAATGGTGCTGGAAAAACCACCACCATTAAGATGCTGTGTGGATTACTAGAAGCAAGCGGCGGTGAAATTTCCTTGGGTGGTGAAACCGGAAATCTGCGTAGTGCAGACTTACGGCGACGCATTGGTTACATGAGTCAAAAATTTACCCTTTACGACGATTTAACTATTCTGCAAAATCTCGAATTTTATAGCGGAGTTTACGGTGTACCTCGCAAACTTCGACGGGAAAAAATTGATTGGGTAATCGCTACCTGTGGCTTAGAAGGACAAGCAAACATGATTACAGGGCAGCTACCAGGTGGTTGGAAACAGCGAGTTGCTTTCGGTGCTTGCGTGATGCACGAACCAGATATTTTATTTTTAGACGAACCAACATCAGGAGTAGATCCGTTAGCGCGTCGCCAATTTTGGAAGTTGATTAATGACTTCGCCCGCAACGGTACAGCCATTTTAGTGACAACGCACTATTTAGAAGAAGCTGAACAGTGCAACCGGATGAGTTTTATGGTTGCAGGAGAAACCGTTGCCGAAGGTTCACCCAGTTCTGTCAAAGCATCGCAACCGGGACAACTAATAGAAATTATGGTCAATCAAAACCAAGTAGCCTCTAAAATACTAAAACAACACTTCGAGTCTTGGCGCGTCTCAATTTTTGCTGATAGTTTACACGTTGTTCTCGATCATCCAGAACAGGAAATAAATCAACTAGCTCAACTTTTAAAATCTAATCAAATTACCATCACTTCTTTACGTCCGATTCCTTTTTCTTTAGAAGATGCCTTTATTGGTATAGTACAGCGATCGCAAGAATAG